The following is a genomic window from Falco cherrug isolate bFalChe1 chromosome 9, bFalChe1.pri, whole genome shotgun sequence.
actgttCCTCCCCAACTGTTTGAATACAACCAGCTGTAACTAGTTAGCAAAACAATAGTCCAATCATACAAACCTCCAATCCCATCCAGTgtttttgagttctgtttaaGCAGATACATGGGTCTGCAGGTCTCCTGATACAGGTGTGTGTCTTTGTCACTGAGTCAAGACTGTGATGGAGCAGAAGATCTCAGATCAACCAAATTCCCAGCCTGCAatgacaatttatttttgttgtgttatTGTTCAGCATCTCAGTGTGGAAGGGTCTGGCAACTACTGTGCTTTCTACTGTCTGTAATACATAAGTGCTCATTGTTACATGACTGAAACAGGACTTCATAGTTCCACATGTAAAACATAATCATGATCATACATTGTTGTTGACACTATCAGGCTCCGGGCAAAGCAGCAGGGGGTTAGTGTCCATCTGTGCTGATGAAAGATTGTGCAAGGGAATGACCAGCTATTGCCCAAAACAATCTGCAAGCCACGTCTGAGCTGTGCCAATATCCACATGTGCTCTTCTTTAGACGGGCTGGAGTAGTGTATCCTTGCTGGGAAATCAACTTTCTAATAATGTTTCCACCAGCCTTTTGAAAACCAAAGCATTCATTTCAATGAATGTACAATATACAGTGAAGTTGGATGTGTTGTGATGTAGGGCATAAGCTTACCTTAGGATGAGGAGGGTCAGAGTAACCACTGCCTGATTTAACAACACTGGTGTGATTTTTCCCCACCTTGTTGAGAATTAAGTGGGGAAAAGGGGGGCAgatttaaacaaacattttggtAATTGAACCCTTTCTGTATTCTCACCACCTTCCCTGAGGTGACTGCCACATTGGATCAATGAGCCGTGGCTGCCTGCATGTGCAGAGAGGTTGTATGGCTGAGGGTGGTAGCCAGAGTGGGTCCCAGCGTGAGCACCAAGCGGAGGCCAGAGAGCGTCTGTGCACTGATGTTGCTTCATACGTTGTGGTTGACACTCTCAGGCTCCTGGCAAAGCAGCAAGGGGTTAGTGGACATCTGTGCTGATGAAATATTGTGCAAGGGAATGACCAGCTATTGCCCAGGTTCCCATCACGTTGGATTTGTAGGGGAGGGAGCTGGTGAGGTTGGCAAGCCAAcctttcaacttttttttttttttcttcccttgctgtgtgtttgtttattttttttaaggaggagaaaacacaactcaaaaaaaaaaaatccataccACAAAAGTTCGGTCTACCTCAATTGTTTTCTCACAATTAACAGACAAAATTTATTTGGCTTAAAAAGCGAAGCTGTTCCTGGCTGGGATCCTACCACAACAGCTCAGTACGTGGGTGGGAGCCACATGCACACTTCCTACCTTTCCCCTCACTacctcccctgcagccagaCACTGTGTTCCAATTTGTGAAACCCCTTCTTGGCTGTAGCAGGGGGAACCCAAGGCACCGCATAGGCTGCCCACGTGCTGCTTGCCGACAAAAGCAGAGCTGGCTTGCAcagtcaaaaagcaaaaaacccacattcaGGCAGTGGGCAGGGTGCTGAGTAACGCACTGCTCCTATGGTTAGCATTGTCTCTTGGTCTCCATGGGTATGCTGTCTTGGGTCCATCCTTACAGTGAGTCCTTTGGGAGCGTGATGTGGTTCTGTGTTGATTTAGTAGTTATTATAGCTGCCTTTGGCGGTGGCTGCTGACTCCTAGGGCAGAAGCGGGGGCCAGAATCACCTTCTGGTTAATGGTGTGGTACCTGTATGCACTGAGAAATAGTGACTCAGAAATAACCAGGTAAATCCCCCACTTCCTGATGAAACTGAGTATCTAACAGGTGCTACGTCTCCTTTGGCTTTTGGAAAAGAGCCCTAGAAGGCAAATACCTAATTTTGAGCCAGAAAGAAGACTTTGTACTGTCTAGGCTTTGGGGGAACGGGGGCCGTGGGATTTTATGGCAACATCTTACAAATGCTTCTATGTACTGTGAAAGGTGAGGCAGAAGGGCAGGGCCTCTGAACATCTTGAGTGCTactgcaagaaggaaaaaaagaatctgtcCTACTTTTACCCACGGTGGTCACTGGAAAGTTAGGGGTTCAAACTGCAGCAAGGGAGTTAGAAGCATGAGAAAAAGCTTCCTGATGGCAAAGATAGGGAATGACTGGAAGACATGAGAGACACTCCCTGTCCTTCCCAGGGCAAGTCAAGCAATCCTCTGCTTGGAGAGATGCGAAATCACTCCTTGCTTGGGTCTGGGGCTGTACAGTAGCATCTGCCTCTGTCTGAGCAACGTCAGTGCTGCTCACATGCTTATCCACCCTGAATCTGCCTGTCCGTGGGAAGGGAGGGCTGCCTGGTCCTGTACACAGGATGAGCATCAGCATTTCCTTGGAAATACCTGATCTGGTGACCCCAGGAGGAAAATATTGCTTCCGACAGTCCGCAGCAGACCTGTTGGGCAGGATGTCCGACTCGGGCTGTGCGACTGACCCCGTTGGCACTGCAGCAGGACTGGGACAGGATGTCCACGGATGTTACAAAAGGCTAGCATGTTCTCAATCACACAGCAAAACAATAGTTATCAGGCGAGTGGCCTTGTCCAACTGCTGTCCTGTGGCCAAGCAGCTGATCTGGGGTGGAGCTTCCAGTCATGTTCTGAAAGGCGGTTGCCCTGCCGTACCTGTCTTTTGTAGTCCGAACAGGCCAGCTGGCTTGTTCTGGGTTTAAAGATGGTTGTGGTACCAGCCTCAACATCCAGACCTCTGCACCTCGTGTGTTGGTGCGTTTGCTCCTTTCCACTGGTGGCTTTGGTAGAGAGCCAGAGCCAAAGCCCGATCCCGCCAGTCTGTGCTGAACCAACTGTGACTGTGCTGGCAACTGGAATTTGGTACTTTGTCTGTAGCCCTAATTTAATGCTCAAAAGACAAGTCAGAGCATGAATTGTagctgctgtggctggcacTGTTCTGCCCTAGTCAGTAGCTCATCACACCAGCATCCTGTAGGCAAGCTTATTTCATAGAGGGTGAAAGAACAGCACAAGTTGGTGCCGCTCAGGCTCTGTGCAGCGTTTTTGTGGCTGCTAATTTtcctggctgggctgtgtgtgCTACAGCTGGCTCTGTGCTCAGGGGATGGGAGAGCAGGAGCCTCTCCTGGCTGCCCCATGCTGTGTGATCTCTAggtgggctgtgctggatgCTGGCATAGCTGACGGTGGAGCAGAAAGTGAGAGGGTTTTGTGGCTCTGTACAGGTCTGGGGACATGTGCTCACTGCAGCAGTGGGGGCTTAGTCCTGGAAGGTAAAAAACAGCGGGGGATCCTCATCTGAGTGTCTGGGCTCTTGCTGCCTGTGCGAGGTGAAAGCTGGGCAGGGCCACATGCACAAACGCGTACGTAGTGGAGAGGGAAGGGTAGACTGGCGCGATAAACCCTTAGTCACCCTGGGGTGTGTTTCAGTACATGGGCCCGGAGCATTGACCTCGGCTGTACGGGCCCTCCAGCCCTGCCGAGGGTCCAGGGCCTCGCCAGCCCCACCTTGCAGACTCAGGTGAACATGGAAGCTCATGCTTGGAGATGCAGTGCTTGAGCATGATGTCTCCTAGGAGCTGGCAGCATCCATCACACCAGGGTCCTGGATAACCTGCAGGCTCCAACAAATGTGGTGCTGACCTGGGAGGAAAACTCACTTGTTTCTGGTCTgaaattcttcaccaaaacagGACTTCtcccctgtgcccaccccagGAAATAATTCTTCAGTAAAAATGGTCTCAAGAACAAAACAGGTTTGAGTGAACCAGTTCCTCATGTCCTGTGAAAGCCCAGGTCAAACCTGAAGAGCAGAGAATTGACCTGAAAGCAGCCAAGCGATGAGGGCAGCAAcctctggggctgggagggagacCAAAGCTTACAGTACTGTTACTCCCTCCCAGATTCGGAGGAGAGCCTTCAACAGAAGTTTCTGTCATCCTAACTAAGAGATCAGACTGTAAAGGCATAGACGTGTGCTCTGGTTTTTAAATATGtgcatataaaattaaaacctgaagtttttATCATTCTTCTCAGTGCAAGAGGCAAAATTTAAACAACGAATCCCCAGCAACTAATGGCAGATACCAGTCTGATATCTTCACCAGGGTATTGCTCTCTGGTGAACATCCATCCAGCATATGTCTACTCCTGAGACTTTAAATGTAGCACCTGGAAGGAAAACTGCCATCAACATCTGTCCTGAGCCAGAAAAGGTCTTTCAGCTGTTCTGTAATTGTTGCTGAGGAGATGGTGGAAAAACAGCACCATGGTATGCAGTTGACTAAAGTGCATCTTTCCAAGTTTTTGGCAGGAACAATAATACTGACGGGCATCTCTGCAGTCcccatttctctttcattatGTCTGTTTCTTACAATTCAGATCTTGTAGTCCCCATCAAGAGGtaacataatttctttctgctgcgGCCAGGCATACCTCTCAATACCTGCAGAGGTGGCAATGGTATTTGCAAATTGGAGAAGGACATAGTGCATTACAAAGGGCTTTCAGCAAACTTTTTGTCTTGCCTAGATCTTCATAAATTcagcagaagcattttcagACTATATACTCCAGGGCCCGTaggcagtttgttttctgttacagcAAGGGGACGCTCCCAGAAGCTCAGCCATGAGGGAGTACAGCTGGGCTGGGCCTGAAACCCCTGGGCTTGACACTCACAACTTCCCAGTAAGAAAGTCCCAAGTGCAGGTTAGTGGCTCTTTTGGGCCATTAATCCCTCTGGTCAAAACATGCAGCAGAGTCCCTTCCAGACCTCCTTAGCAAAAAGTCTCAGAAGTCGTATATGTTCCTATGAAAATTCTAGTTTCAAAAACTTGGCAGCTTTCAATGAAAATAGCTCTCAGACAGCTGTAGTTTCTATCATCTCTTCAGATTGCCTCTTTTCTTGCAGCCtaccaaagcaaaacacaatgGGGCAGCCACCTATTCACTGCCTTCTGTATCAGCCAAATTGCAGGAAGCAATCGAGTGTGTTGTAAATGATGTCTTGGCGTGTTCCAGTGCATTACTGAACCACATTCAGTGACTTGACTTGGGGTTTTCTAATTTAAGAATCAAAGCTTCAGCTCACTTCTATCTGGTTTATTGCTGAACACCAGCCAGAGCATATTTTGCTTCCCACGATTCAAAATTTGAGGGAgtaaaaaggtggaaaaaatacagctgtatgAGGAACTCTTGAGGGAAGAAAGGGACCATTAATGAAAGGGAAATGTCTTCAAAGAAGATGGAGAGTTATCTGGGCTTAGACTAAGCACATGAGCAGCCTACAGAGGCAAGTTGCAAGCTGCCATTTAAATCTCTTCCTCTTCCAGATTCAGCAGGAGACAAAAGGGTCTGAAGCTGCTGTGGAAAAGGGTGTGAGAGAGGCTTGGGGACATCAGAAGCTGAGCGCATTTTAGCTGGAAAGGATGGGACATTGTTTCGGCTCTGAGCATCATCGGCTCTGTGAGGGACTTGGCTGCTTATGCACTGGTGGCTGGTAGGAAGCGGGAGGTGACACACTGCCAAAGGGCAGCGGCTGTCGCAGGTCAGCCAGCATGAACACCACATGGGCTCTGTGATGCTCCCAGGTGAGGCGGTCATCAAGGCAGAAGCTGAAGGTAGAGCCAAGCTCTATCCCCACGCCACATGAAACATCACTAAGTAAATCTGCTTGCAGTAGCATGCACTGCATTCATCTTCACAGCTGACTATGTTCAGGAAACAGTACAATGgctattttcatattttcttgcAATTGTCTCTGCAAATGATTTACTTCAAGGCCACTTGTGCAGCAACCCAGGTGGCACAGGTGACGTTGAGACAGTTACTGCAGAGATGCAGGCACAGCAGATGCTGGCTTGAAGAACTCAACACCAGTTTTGTGGCTTAGGGGGCTGCCTTTGTGCTggtgaggagctgcagctctgcctttgcacCAGTGCCAAGGGTCTGCATATGGGTGATGGGTCAGGTCACACTTGATGGGCCATTTTCAGAGATCCAGcccttttcctctgcagcctttgGCATGGCTGGCACTGCCCAAATGTGGCAGAGGAGAAGAGTCTTTTCCAGCGGCAGTTTTGGGGCAAGCCTCTCTGGGCATACTCACCCCTTGATTTTTATGATGTCTATGCAGGGGGATTTCAGCCAGCTCTCAAAGTCCCCGTGCTTCCCCTTCCTTGCAACACTCTACCTGTAACCGTGCTCCAGGCAAGCAGGTGAATCCAACATTACTGAATTGTGCAGCAAAGAGATTTCACATCAGCTAGTGTGACAGCTGGACGACTCCTGCATGTGGCTTCGTGGCACCAACCTGAGCTGCGTGATAACAGTGTcatctttccccctcccctcttgGGGCTCTCCACCTCATCCAGGACCTGCTGTGGGGCTGATCAGGATCCTTCAGGCTTGAAAGAATGACCTAACCCACCTGGGAACTGAGGGTGGAGGGCTGCAGGTACTTTGAACAATACCAAGCCTTTGAACAATACCAAATGTTGCAGCATGAGCTGATTGTTGTTTCTGATCGGGCAGCAGAGCAGTCAGCTGCTTTTATCTCTCGGAGCCCTTGTTCCCCAGCTGGAGAGTGGGATGGTGCCTGCCCCCTCACTTCCCAGGGTCGTTCAGAGTGGTTGTTAACCTTACAATCGGTGCAGCACACAGTCACCAAAGCAGTAAGCGCCACACAAGAGCCCAGAAGGAAACTAATTCTGGTGCCAGAGGCAGGTTTGAACAAGCAGCATCCCAtgctgggcagaggcagagctttACATTGCAGTAGTGGGGCTCCATGTAGTGTCTGGCCCTggccctcctcccctccccaagcAGCTTTCCTCAGTGTCACTGttcctttccctcctttgtGCCCATGGGAGCACAAGAGGTGGGGTGTCTGCTGTCTCACCCGTGGAACAGGGAGGTGACCTGCCCGTGATGTGGTGAGGACCCCATTGGCATCCTCCCTCAGGGGGGCCTTTGGAGCCCTGGGACTGCTGCAAGAGGGTCTGCAGAAGGTGGTTAGATGTAAGCCTGTTACCAAGTGTGGATGTTGTCTGTACTTCAAATGGCCAAAACTGGCAGGGCCATACATTTTGAAAAGGTTGAAGACCTGCTGTTTAAAAACTCGtgaatgcttttttcccccccatacTTGAAATGCTGCTAAATTTGATGTGTGGATGAAACAATGATGTTTCGCTTTGTCTGCAGCTTGGAAACATTTGGACTCTCTCCTTCTCCACACAAAAGCTGTCTCAGCCGGAGCaggtgtaaatatttttatcaggCTTAAGTTGCTTGGGCTGAAGTtaaaagcaagggaaaagagCAGCCTTTGTTATGGAAAGCTGGACTGCTGtagcaggcagtgctgctggtttCACCTGTATTATTTAGTCTTCCCATATTAGCCAGGAAAGTTGTGGCCGATGAGATGTGGGAACACTCAGCCTGTGTCACCCCTGCTGCTGTCAAGGCCAGGCTCCACTGACCTTGGTCACTGAGCACCATTAACCTTAATCCTTAACTGAGGTTAACGTTTGGCTTAATTTTCTGGTGTGAACAGCTACAGTAGCAAAAGGGCAGTTTTGACCAGGAGAACTTCCTCTTTTCAGGCTGAAAACAGACATGCGTCTTGAGAATTGATGTGACCTGAAGATGCCACTTCCAGTTTTCATCCTGATTCTCCCAGAGGTTGATGCCTGTATGGTTTGCTGGGGGAAGAGGTTGTGTGCGTGCTTCCTAACCTACTCCTGCAAAATCAGGGGTAGCCTAGACTGCCAGAGTGACCCGGAATGAATTCAGCTGAGCCACCCGGTGATGAACTTGGGGATGTCTGGCCTAACCCCTTCTGCTAGCAAAGCTTTGGGGCAGGTAGCCTCTGGCAGTGGTGTGCCCATGGGCAGCTGGGCAAGAGAGTGTCTTGAAGGGTACAAGGAGATCCTAAGGAAGCTGACTTCTTTCAGCCTTATGCATCTAAGAAGTAATCTATTAACAGTAAAACATTTCGTCCACAGGGATAGAGGTctagcagggcagagcagcggTGTCGTCCTGGTCAAGACTGCAAGAGGAGGCACCTGGCCCCTGGCCATGTTATTTTTAAGCGTGGAAAGCACACGTGGTCTGCAAGAGCGTAGCACTAAGGAAAGGAACTTGCCGGTGcttcctgccctgccccggcaAACTGATAAAGCCCTTTGCAATGCAGGGCGACcccagtttatttttaaatgtagccAGGCATGGACCTCACAGAATAACTGAGACACCCAGTTTTGGGCATTAATTCAGCTTTAATTCATTGCCTAATGAATTAAAGAGTTAATGTAAATGTGAAAAGGACAAGAAAGGCTCGCAAACCATCTCCAGAGCAATGTCTGCGTAAGGGCATTCATCAATGCATGTACATGGGATCTAAAATGGGTAGTTGGTAAAAGTTACACAGGGAGGGGCATGTAGCATTATCCCGAGTCCTGTGCTGCTCGGACAGCGCATCTCAATCCTGTTCCCTTCTCTTGTTATTCCAGTCCCAGCCCTCTAGTCAGCAGAATTAACTGCATGCCGAAGGATATAGTTCCCATGTACAGTAAGTGCTCACACTGAGGAAATCTAAGTTCTTGCAATTGAAAACCAGCAGTTCGTTGTGCAGTAATGATAACAAGGCCCACTGGGATGGATCTGTTTTTATTGCATGCCCTGTGGAGGCATAAATGAGATTGCCAGAGatgtccttcttcttgcccaGATGCTGGGACAGCAGGATTGCCGTGGCACCAAAACACGCTGTGTTCAGGCCAGGAAGGAGCTGTTGCAGGGGAGGGAATTACAGCCCTCAGCTCCTGGTGCACACATGGTGCCTCACCATCTCTTGGCTTTCTGTAAAACAGTCTCATTCCCACAGCAGGATGAATTGGTTTGTTAGGAATGAGATTAGTATTCTGGTCTGACTGATTAGGTATTTTATTGATGGGCTTTATTCCTGTAACAGAAACCCTTCTTTCTGAAACACACTCTTGAGGCATTAAAGCGGCTGCATTGAAATGTCCCAGCTGGAAGAATACATACCCCTGCTTCTCCATCTTGTCCTTCTGGTCTCTCTGTCAGAGGACTGAGGGGCAGGTGGGGAAAGAGGGACTGGTGAGCTTGCTGTCACAGCAGTGGGTGACAACGTCATTGTCTTGCCCTGAGCAGGCGCTTGGGATCTTGATAGCAATGCCAGCCCCCCCGAAACAGAAATGCCACCTGGGAGGAAACATCCCAGGTTTTAGCCTGAGCTCCCTCTGGCCAAGCCCACTGGGAGGACTTGTGAAAGCCAAGCAGATGCCCCACTAATGGGACTGTGTCCTGGAAAGCTGGGAATTAAATTCTTTCATCATGAGCCCCATGGCATGGAAGGCTTCCTTATGTGCGAGGTCCGAGCAGCAGAGCAATAACCACAGGAAGCAACTCCAAAACACCATAGCAGTCTTGGTGATGCCACGGGCCTGTGCAAGGGGTGACATGTGGGACTCAAGCACCGTGACACCAAGGCCTGGGGTGTTTCTCAGCCACGTTGAGGTCACTTCAAATAGGAGTGAGCTAGCTGCAAGCACAGCTGCTGGAGGTGTTTGGGGCACAAGTTAGATCAAAGCTATAGTGTTTACTAATGTCTTCCACAGATTAATAGTGAAGTAAGcaccaaaaataaacaacctGATGCTTTTAAAACCAGTGGGCTAAATTAAACCCTTTCCAGTTTAGCAATCTTCCTGTCTCTGCCCTTTTTCCAGGGATTGCAGTCATGAGGCATCCCGGAGGCCAGGAAGGTTTGCCACAGCCTGATCCTGATGGTGCTGAAAGGCAGGAAGAGCTTTGCCTGTAATGCCTGGTTAGAAGCAGAAAACCGTGCAGGCTTGTTCCCACCTAGGTGCACATAACCAGCACTGGCAGTGAGGATCCAAGCAGGCTGTGTGGGTCCCCAGACATGCTTAACAGGGAAGGTGGCCAGGACAGCCCTGCCTATGCCATTGCCACATCTGCAACATTAGCCTTTACGTTGAGAGAAAGTAGTGCTCATTCCCAGTCCTACTTTTTTATGCCTGGGGAGGTCCTGCctgcttctttccctttctgtcctgAGAACTttaaaggagggaggaaggatgTGCCCTCCCACACTGCCCCAACAGCATCACAGTGGGTTAACAGTAGCAAGTGCCTTCACGGTTCTGTTCTTCAAAGTTAATTTGCTAAGAGGACTCTTTTATCCTCACCATCTGCTGATAAAAGTCTCTTTGGGAAGCTTGGTTGATAACTTGCAGAAACAGGCATGCGCTTAGAAGCTTCAAGTCTCAAACAGTTTtttcagggctggaagggatgCCAAAACTTTTATTCAAGTGGAGAGTTTCTTTATCTTCTTGAGGGAGTATGCTCTGCATTGTGGGTCATTCtacctctctttctcttccaggGAAGGAACTGCCATGCCCATGGGAATCTTCCGGGTGTGCCTAGTGGTGATTACAGCTATCGTCAACCACCCGCTCCTCTTCCCTAAAGAGAATGGCACCATCCCTGAGAATGCAGAAGAAATCATCCAGAAGATGAAGGAGCGGGAGGAGAGCCTTCGGCTGGAGAAGTTGCGCTTAGAGCGGGAAATTGCAGAGCAGGAAGCCACACATAAGGCTCTGGAAAAGGCTGAAGAGATAGTAGAGGAAAGCAAAGAGGGAAAAGTCCAATGGGATATGTGGACTGCCCTTTCCATGGTCATCTTCCTGCTGATTGAGCTCTGGAGGCAGGATTTCCAGGAAGGGAATTGGCAGGAcacaggaggagaagaggatGACATGGCTGTCCTGGGGAAAGCATTTAAAGGAGTGGCCTTCCCTGACAAGGCCATCTTGGCCAGCTTCTATGAGAAGCGCATCTTGGGTACCACTGGAGACATGGCCAGGATGCGGGAGATGGTGGAAGGCTTTGCAGATGACTTGCTGGAGGCCTTGAGGAGTGTTTGCAACCGAGATGCTGACATGGAAGTGGAGGACTGCATGGGTGTGGGGAGCATGTATGAAAATTGGAGGGTGCGTAAACCTTTTGTCTGTGATCTGATAGTGCCTTTTGCCCCGCCAGAGCCATACTGTTTTCAGTCCCAGACCTGGTGCTCTGGTGATTCTTTTCCCCCCGATGAGCAAGGTTATGGCACTATCAAGGTATGCAGGGCAGATGAGGATGTGACAGGTTGCATCTGTGACAAGACTAAACTAGGGGAAGATATGCTGTGCCTCCTCCATAGCCAAGCCAATACTACCAGGCTCAGCAGTGAGATGGAAGACCTCTTGTGTTTCAAAAATACACAATATCTGGATGCTGACCAAGTCATGAAGTGGTTCCAGATTGCAGTCACCAAGGCCTGGAACAGAATCTCCCACAAGTATGAATTTGACCTTTCTTTCAGCCTCCTGGACTCACCAGGAGCCCTGAAGATAAAATTTAGATCAGGGAAATCGATTGCCTTCAATCTCACCCCTGTGGTGCAGTATGAGAACTCTGATGTTTACTTCATCTCTCATTTCCCTCGAAGTGGCCTGGCAACAGACCTCTCCTCCAGCACTCACTGGTTTCTCACCTTCGCAGTGTATGAGAGGAGGTTCATCCAGCTGGTCT
Proteins encoded in this region:
- the ITPRIP gene encoding inositol 1,4,5-trisphosphate receptor-interacting protein; amino-acid sequence: MPMGIFRVCLVVITAIVNHPLLFPKENGTIPENAEEIIQKMKEREESLRLEKLRLEREIAEQEATHKALEKAEEIVEESKEGKVQWDMWTALSMVIFLLIELWRQDFQEGNWQDTGGEEDDMAVLGKAFKGVAFPDKAILASFYEKRILGTTGDMARMREMVEGFADDLLEALRSVCNRDADMEVEDCMGVGSMYENWRVRKPFVCDLIVPFAPPEPYCFQSQTWCSGDSFPPDEQGYGTIKVCRADEDVTGCICDKTKLGEDMLCLLHSQANTTRLSSEMEDLLCFKNTQYLDADQVMKWFQIAVTKAWNRISHKYEFDLSFSLLDSPGALKIKFRSGKSIAFNLTPVVQYENSDVYFISHFPRSGLATDLSSSTHWFLTFAVYERRFIQLVSKTLPVNACHVSCLQILSFLHGKQCSLTGPSGLTNYHLKTVMLHLLQARPSQDWVPEKLEARLQDMLKFLEKCLHEKKLYHFFIGNGKVPAELGFPIIFQRAEPLNLFRPFVLHRDIYRKTVDTFHEMLRNTSALINEYTMHIPLAQTNGIHKESL